From one Amycolatopsis sp. FDAARGOS 1241 genomic stretch:
- a CDS encoding MBL fold metallo-hydrolase produces MRLTILGCSGSVPGPNAAASGYLLEAEGFRLGLELGNGAFAQLQTVLDPFDLDALVLSHLHSDHCADVNALTVLRRYHPAAPYPARPRRLPLYAPPDAPSRLAHAYAADADERAAADLSDVYDFHVLREETTQIGPFDVTAAVVHHPTPAFGLRISYGGSILAYTGDTGPCAALGELADGVDVLLSEASWTDAADRPAGVHLSGKQAGELAKDAAVGRLLLTHIAPWTDRAAVLAEAEAIFPGTELVIQGAVYDI; encoded by the coding sequence GTGCGACTGACGATCCTCGGCTGCTCGGGCAGCGTCCCCGGGCCGAACGCCGCCGCGTCCGGGTACCTGCTGGAAGCGGAGGGCTTCCGCCTCGGGCTCGAGCTCGGCAACGGCGCCTTCGCCCAGCTGCAGACCGTGCTCGACCCGTTCGACCTCGACGCCCTCGTCCTGTCGCACCTGCACTCCGACCACTGCGCCGACGTCAACGCCCTCACGGTCCTGCGGCGCTACCACCCGGCTGCGCCCTACCCGGCGCGGCCGCGGCGGCTGCCGCTGTACGCGCCGCCGGACGCGCCTTCGCGCCTGGCCCACGCGTACGCCGCCGACGCTGACGAGCGCGCCGCCGCGGACCTGTCTGACGTCTACGACTTCCACGTGCTGCGCGAGGAGACCACGCAGATCGGCCCGTTCGACGTCACCGCCGCGGTCGTGCACCACCCGACGCCCGCGTTCGGCCTGCGGATTTCCTACGGCGGCAGCATCCTCGCCTACACCGGCGACACCGGGCCGTGCGCGGCGCTCGGCGAGCTGGCCGACGGTGTCGACGTATTGCTGTCCGAAGCGTCCTGGACCGACGCGGCCGACCGCCCGGCGGGCGTGCACCTGTCCGGCAAACAGGCCGGTGAGCTGGCGAAGGACGCCGCTGTCGGCCGGCTGCTGCTCACGCACATCGCGCCGTGGACCGACCGGGCCGCGGTGCTCGCGGAGGCCGAGGCGATCTTCCCCGGCACCGAGCTCGTGATCCAGGGTGCCGTCTACGACATCTGA
- the murI gene encoding glutamate racemase yields the protein MSSPTADAPIGVFDSGVGGLTVARSILELLPAEQLRYVGDTAHNPYGPLPIATAREYALEALDDLVERGVKALVIACNTASAACLRDARERYDVPVIEVVLPAARRAASVTHTGRVGVIGTEGTVRSRAYDDAFAAAPDVQLTSVACPRFVDFVERGITSGRQVLGLAQGYLQPLLDAQVDTLVLGCTHYPLLSGVLQIVMGQDVTLVSSADETAKDLFRVLTELDLLADRDEAPKHEFVATGSPEPFTRLAARFMGFAPGVLAPTSA from the coding sequence GTGAGTTCCCCGACCGCCGACGCGCCCATCGGGGTTTTCGATTCCGGCGTCGGCGGGCTGACCGTCGCCCGGTCGATCCTCGAACTCCTGCCCGCCGAGCAGCTGCGCTACGTGGGCGACACCGCGCACAACCCCTACGGCCCGCTCCCGATCGCGACGGCCCGCGAGTACGCGCTCGAAGCCCTCGACGACCTTGTCGAACGCGGCGTGAAAGCGCTGGTCATCGCCTGCAACACCGCGTCCGCCGCCTGTCTGCGCGACGCGCGTGAACGCTACGACGTCCCCGTCATCGAGGTCGTCCTGCCCGCCGCGCGCCGAGCCGCGTCGGTCACGCACACCGGCCGCGTCGGCGTCATCGGCACGGAGGGCACGGTCCGCTCCCGCGCGTACGACGACGCCTTCGCCGCGGCCCCCGACGTACAGCTCACCAGCGTCGCCTGCCCCCGGTTCGTCGACTTCGTGGAGCGCGGCATCACGTCCGGGCGCCAGGTGCTCGGCCTCGCGCAGGGCTACCTGCAGCCGCTGCTCGACGCCCAGGTCGACACACTGGTGCTCGGCTGCACGCACTACCCGCTGCTCTCCGGTGTGCTGCAGATCGTGATGGGCCAGGACGTCACGCTCGTCTCCAGCGCCGACGAGACGGCCAAGGATCTCTTCCGCGTGCTCACCGAACTCGACCTGCTGGCCGACCGCGACGAGGCCCCGAAGCACGAGTTCGTGGCCACCGGTTCGCCGGAGCCGTTCACGCGGCTCGCCGCGCGGTTCATGGGCTTCGCGCCGGGTGTCCTCGCTCCCACGAGCGCGTAG
- a CDS encoding rhomboid family intramembrane serine protease produces MPFGDQPADKPAGTDVRKRILPPHPKAAAIVAVGFTLVLYLVELVDVILPADLDHGGIVSRQLSGLDGILWAPLLHAGWGHLFSNTVPVLVLSFLAMAAGIGRWAVVTALIWLVSGVGVWLVGPSNTYTVGASGLAFGWLAFLLVRGIFNRAFGQILVAIVLLGVWSGMLWGLLPGNPGISWQGHLFGALAGVLAAWLTSRGDRPKKEPAGSLEA; encoded by the coding sequence CTGCCGTTCGGGGACCAGCCGGCCGACAAGCCGGCGGGTACCGACGTTCGCAAGCGCATCCTGCCGCCCCATCCGAAGGCGGCGGCGATCGTCGCGGTGGGGTTCACATTGGTGCTCTACCTGGTGGAGCTGGTGGACGTGATCCTGCCGGCGGACCTCGACCACGGGGGCATCGTGTCGAGGCAGCTGTCGGGGCTGGACGGGATCCTGTGGGCGCCGCTGCTGCACGCCGGCTGGGGCCACCTGTTCTCGAACACCGTGCCGGTCCTCGTGCTGTCGTTCCTGGCGATGGCGGCGGGCATCGGGCGCTGGGCAGTCGTCACGGCGCTCATCTGGCTCGTCTCCGGCGTGGGGGTGTGGCTGGTCGGGCCGTCGAACACGTATACGGTCGGCGCGTCCGGGCTGGCGTTCGGGTGGCTCGCGTTCCTGCTGGTCCGCGGGATCTTCAACCGCGCGTTCGGGCAGATCCTGGTCGCGATCGTGCTGCTCGGCGTGTGGAGCGGGATGCTGTGGGGCTTGCTGCCGGGCAACCCCGGCATTTCCTGGCAGGGCCACCTCTTCGGCGCGCTCGCCGGCGTCCTCGCGGCCTGGCTCACGTCCCGGGGCGATCGCCCGAAGAAGGAGCCCGCGGGTAGCCTCGAGGCGTGA